Proteins encoded by one window of Halomonas sp. SH5A2:
- the coaE gene encoding dephospho-CoA kinase (Dephospho-CoA kinase (CoaE) performs the final step in coenzyme A biosynthesis.), which produces MIIGLTGGIGSGKSTVARAFGEHGIGWVDADDVAREVVAPGEPALDAIRQHFGPEVINQDGALDRAALREIIFEAPEQRHWLEQLTHPLIRERLIATLEDIQSGPSPYALLVSPLLFESGQAALVDRTLVIDIPTDMQLSRTLERDAVSEANVRAILDAQMSRDERCARADNIIDNSGDIAHMQRQVARLDQYYRAQLSS; this is translated from the coding sequence ATGATTATCGGCCTTACTGGAGGCATTGGTTCAGGCAAGTCAACAGTCGCCCGCGCCTTTGGCGAACACGGCATTGGGTGGGTCGACGCCGATGACGTGGCCCGTGAGGTTGTCGCCCCGGGCGAGCCCGCGCTTGACGCTATCCGTCAGCATTTTGGGCCCGAGGTAATTAATCAGGATGGGGCACTCGACCGCGCCGCCCTGCGCGAGATCATTTTTGAAGCCCCCGAACAACGCCACTGGCTTGAGCAACTCACCCACCCGCTCATCCGCGAGCGGTTAATCGCCACGCTTGAGGATATTCAGTCGGGGCCTTCCCCTTATGCCCTGCTGGTATCGCCTTTACTGTTCGAATCAGGCCAAGCGGCGTTAGTGGATCGTACCCTGGTGATCGATATTCCCACCGACATGCAGCTATCCAGAACGCTTGAGCGCGACGCTGTCAGTGAAGCAAATGTGCGTGCTATTCTGGACGCACAGATGTCGCGCGACGAACGCTGCGCCCGTGCCGATAACATCATCGACAACAGTGGCGATATTGCGCACATGCAGCGCCAAGTCGCCCGACTTGACCAATACTATCGCGCGCAACTTTCGTCGTAA
- the yacG gene encoding DNA gyrase inhibitor YacG, with product MPQPANDSPFEVACPQCARTVAWSSESPFRPFCSKRCQQLDLGAWAEESHRIAGENAMDEADIDALLARADRDAPLS from the coding sequence ATGCCTCAACCTGCTAACGACAGCCCATTTGAAGTCGCTTGCCCACAATGCGCACGAACCGTTGCATGGAGTAGCGAGAGCCCTTTCCGTCCGTTTTGCAGCAAACGCTGCCAGCAGCTCGACCTGGGTGCCTGGGCGGAAGAATCCCACCGAATAGCCGGTGAAAACGCCATGGACGAAGCCGATATCGACGCCCTGCTGGCAAGGGCTGATCGCGATGCGCCGCTTTCCTAA
- a CDS encoding DNA replication terminus site-binding protein: MTAPDYPAYHRMQHLERCFDDLMAALDILATQYAAQCPPTWMLSPTADPSPDGFRAALFDVWHQTGQDGRETRNYLGIVVANDELVDAARNVNIAKDAFHAGLQKIKSTTPKALSGAKAQLTTRHPDVHRVLRKEGLARLHLKQCWRQLPIADAEVAKVRFAWYQSGRSIKRITVRDAEQKLLRLDTDASHIKMQLRRLAGLPSEEPLAQVQTQAPLMRANLFFSHPLADGHTRRALNVSMPLFVPNERLGMPDIKAPPTQPQPQRTRATRRDEKLESDVFLPSLRVYRYR, translated from the coding sequence ATGACCGCACCCGACTACCCTGCCTACCATCGTATGCAGCACCTTGAACGGTGCTTTGATGATCTGATGGCAGCGTTGGACATACTCGCAACGCAATACGCAGCGCAGTGTCCGCCTACCTGGATGCTGTCACCCACAGCCGATCCTTCACCAGACGGGTTCAGAGCGGCACTCTTTGATGTCTGGCATCAGACGGGGCAGGACGGTCGGGAAACACGCAACTACCTGGGTATCGTTGTCGCCAACGATGAGCTTGTCGACGCGGCTCGCAATGTAAATATAGCGAAAGACGCATTCCATGCAGGCTTGCAGAAGATTAAGAGCACCACTCCCAAAGCGCTAAGTGGGGCTAAAGCGCAACTAACCACTCGCCACCCGGATGTTCATCGGGTCTTACGTAAAGAGGGTTTGGCGCGGTTACATTTAAAACAATGCTGGCGTCAGTTACCTATCGCTGATGCCGAAGTCGCAAAAGTGCGCTTTGCCTGGTATCAAAGCGGACGCTCGATTAAACGCATCACCGTAAGAGACGCCGAACAAAAGCTACTTCGGCTAGATACCGATGCGTCTCATATAAAAATGCAGCTGCGTCGTCTTGCAGGCTTACCCAGCGAAGAACCGCTTGCTCAGGTTCAAACCCAGGCACCGCTAATGCGAGCCAATCTCTTTTTTAGCCACCCACTGGCGGATGGGCACACGCGACGGGCGTTAAACGTATCCATGCCCCTCTTTGTACCCAACGAGCGCTTGGGAATGCCTGATATCAAGGCACCGCCCACTCAACCCCAGCCGCAACGGACGCGCGCGACTCGGCGCGATGAAAAGCTGGAGTCCGATGTTTTCTTACCCAGCCTGCGCGTGTATCGCTACCGCTAA
- a CDS encoding helix-turn-helix domain-containing protein — MFNAMTRAEIWLQETLEKPLSIDDLAQHLGYSASQVRRQFRHYFHTTPSAYREKRRLERAAVLLAFTPRNIAQIALHCGYQNHSSFSRAFLRHFLLSPRDYRQAMGHVMHQQIPSYGYTTRIKQTPARQAVLMRLYKSPEHLQGLGDSTYHSHQLESLQARLADSTPAVSLPDLLSEKIDALSDQTAHPVRTDIGLYLETLHNMKSIPLPAPYRRINIASRHYASTCFEEFSQLSRALTSMLLELLHKQKGYYISGEAPMVLWKPDYLELRVPLNQ, encoded by the coding sequence ATGTTCAATGCTATGACACGAGCTGAGATCTGGCTGCAAGAAACACTTGAAAAGCCATTGAGTATTGACGATCTTGCTCAACATCTAGGGTATTCAGCTTCTCAAGTACGGCGCCAATTCCGTCATTACTTTCACACAACGCCGAGTGCTTATCGAGAAAAACGTCGGTTAGAGCGTGCGGCGGTTTTACTCGCCTTCACTCCCCGTAATATAGCGCAAATCGCGCTGCATTGCGGTTACCAAAACCATTCATCTTTTTCGCGAGCCTTTCTGCGGCACTTTCTACTATCCCCGCGAGATTACCGTCAGGCCATGGGCCATGTGATGCACCAGCAAATACCGTCTTACGGTTACACGACTCGAATCAAGCAGACGCCTGCGCGGCAAGCCGTTCTCATGCGACTGTATAAATCGCCTGAGCACCTTCAAGGGCTTGGGGATAGCACTTACCATAGCCACCAGTTGGAAAGCCTGCAAGCAAGGTTGGCAGACTCAACCCCAGCGGTTTCGCTGCCTGATCTACTCAGCGAAAAAATTGATGCCCTAAGCGATCAAACTGCGCATCCCGTACGTACCGATATCGGGCTTTATCTTGAAACACTTCACAATATGAAGAGCATCCCGCTGCCTGCGCCCTACCGCCGGATTAATATTGCGTCGAGGCACTATGCGAGCACTTGCTTCGAGGAATTTTCACAACTTTCACGCGCACTGACCAGCATGCTGCTGGAACTCTTGCATAAACAAAAAGGTTATTACATCAGCGGGGAGGCGCCCATGGTGCTGTGGAAACCCGATTATTTGGAATTGAGGGTACCGCTGAATCAATGA
- a CDS encoding histone-like nucleoid-structuring protein, MvaT/MvaU family, with protein sequence MSLLNEYIQKEQQLKQLQEDLQRLEGDQRLKSELEFKSKLEALMNEFGKRPADVVALLDPAADQRGSKPASSNAGRRKRRLKIYKNPHTGEVIETRGGNHKGLRSWKDEHGDETVESWLVRMED encoded by the coding sequence ATGTCACTACTTAACGAATACATCCAAAAAGAACAGCAGCTGAAGCAGCTTCAAGAAGACCTTCAGCGACTAGAGGGTGATCAACGCCTCAAGAGTGAACTAGAGTTTAAATCAAAGCTTGAAGCACTCATGAACGAGTTTGGGAAGCGTCCAGCAGATGTAGTGGCGTTGCTAGATCCTGCCGCTGATCAGCGTGGTTCGAAGCCTGCCAGTAGCAATGCAGGTCGTCGTAAGCGTCGTTTAAAGATTTATAAAAATCCTCATACAGGTGAGGTTATCGAAACGCGTGGAGGTAACCACAAGGGCCTGCGTAGCTGGAAAGACGAACACGGCGATGAGACCGTTGAGTCCTGGCTTGTCCGGATGGAAGACTAA